Proteins co-encoded in one Chroicocephalus ridibundus chromosome 6, bChrRid1.1, whole genome shotgun sequence genomic window:
- the POLR2H gene encoding DNA-directed RNA polymerases I, II, and III subunit RPABC3 isoform X1, with protein MAGILFEDIFDVKDIDPEGKKFDRVSRLHCESESFKMDLILDVNIQIYPVDLGDKFRLVIASTLYEDGTLDDGEYNPTDDRPSRADQFEYVMYGKVYRIEGDETSTEAATRLSAYVSYGGLLMRLQGDANNLHGFEVDSRVYLLMKKLAF; from the exons ATGGCCGGGATCCTCTTCGAGGACATCTTCGACGTGAAGGACATCGACCCCGAGGGAAAGAAGTTCGACCGCG TGTCCCGCCTGCACTGCGAGAGTGAGTCCTTCAAGATGGATCTCATCCTGGATGTGAACATCCAGATCTACCCTGTGGACCTCG ggGACAAATTCCGCCTGGTCATTGCCAGCACCTTGTACGAAGATGGCACCCTGGATGATGGCGAGTATAACCCCACTGACGACAGGCCATCCAG GGCAGACCAGTTCGAGTACGTGATGTACGGCAAGGTGTACAGGATCGAGGGGGATGAGACCTCCACGGAGGCAGCCACGCGCCT CTCTGCCTACGTGTCCTACGGGGGGCTGCTCATGCGGCTGCAGGGAGACGCAAACAACCTGCACGGGTTTGAAGTGGACTCTCGTGTTTACCTGCTGATGAAGAAGCTGGCCTTCTAG
- the POLR2H gene encoding DNA-directed RNA polymerases I, II, and III subunit RPABC3 isoform X2 codes for MAGILFEDIFDVKDIDPEGKKFDRVSRLHCESESFKMDLILDVNIQIYPVDLALPTCPTGGCSCGCRETQTTCTGLKWTLVFTC; via the exons ATGGCCGGGATCCTCTTCGAGGACATCTTCGACGTGAAGGACATCGACCCCGAGGGAAAGAAGTTCGACCGCG TGTCCCGCCTGCACTGCGAGAGTGAGTCCTTCAAGATGGATCTCATCCTGGATGTGAACATCCAGATCTACCCTGTGGACCTCG CTCTGCCTACGTGTCCTACGGGGGGCTGCTCATGCGGCTGCAGGGAGACGCAAACAACCTGCACGGGTTTGAAGTGGACTCTCGTGTTTACCTGCTGA